A window from Telopea speciosissima isolate NSW1024214 ecotype Mountain lineage chromosome 8, Tspe_v1, whole genome shotgun sequence encodes these proteins:
- the LOC122671035 gene encoding SWI/SNF complex component SNF12 homolog has product MSTNNNNPTKNVGGTLSPFGNAGMVSSPMQMNHPAQLHSQSQAQTHGGSHFQGQFQSPLQSQAQAQALAQAQVQAFVQVQSQAQAQAQAQAQAQAQAQAQAHAAQAQAAHAQFQAQLQAQAQAQAQSLTQPQTTGIGHMSASSPSLSTPSTANAKRVLQKPPARPPGTATTNTVSPFKTMELTPAARRKKRKLPEKQIPDRVAALLPESSLYTQLLEFEARVDAALTRKKIDIQESLKNPPCIQKTLRIYVFNTYANQSRTIPEKQNSELPSWSLKIIGRILEDGVDPDPSGVIQKPSASYPKFSSFFKRITINLDPSLYPENPTIIWENARSPAPHEGFEVRRKGDKEFTVNIRLEMNYVPEKFKLSPALMELLGIEVDTRPRIIGAIWHYVKARKLQNPNDPSFFACDPPLRKVFGEEKMKFSMVSQKISHHLSSPQPIHLEHKIRLSGPSPAGNACFDVLVDVPFPLQKEMSAFLANIEKHKEVDACDEAICAAIKKIHEHRKRRAFFLGFSQSPVEFINALIASQSRDLKLVAGEASRNAEKERRSDFYNQPWVEDAVIRYLNRKPAAGSDAPGST; this is encoded by the exons ATGTCTACGAACAATAATAACCCAACGAAGAATGTTGGGGGTACTCTTTCCCCTTTTGGTAATGCGGGGATGGTCTCGTCACCCATGCAGATGAATCACCCAGCTCAGCTTCACTCTCAGTCACAAGCTCAAACACATGGAGGCTCACACTTCCAGGGTCAGTTCCAGTCTCCTCTCCagtcccaagcccaagcccaagccttGGCGCAGGCTCAAGTCCAAGCTTTTGTGCAGGTTCAGTCACAAGCTCAGGCACAAGCTCAGGCACAAGCACAAGCACAAGCACAAGCACAAGCACAAGCTCATGCAGCTCAAGCTCAAGCAGCTCATGCCCAATTTCAAGCCCAGTTACAAGCTCAAGCTCAAGCTCAAGCTCAGTCCCTTACCCAACCCCAAACCACTGGAATTGGGCATATGAGTGCGTCATCTCCATCCCTTTCAACACCCAGCACAGCAAATGCGAAGCGGGTATTGCAGAAACCTCCAGCGCGTCCACCTGGTACTGCTACTACTAATACTGTTTCCCCATTCAAAACCATGGAGCTAACCCCTGCTGCTCGTAGAAAAAAGCGAAAACTTCCTGAGAAGCAGATACCTGATCGAGTGGCGGCCCTTCTACCTGAGTCTTCTCTATACACCCAGCTACTTGAGTTTGAGGCAAGGGTGGACGCTGCTCTCACAAGAAAGAAGATTGATATCCAGGAATCTCTTAAAAATCCTCCGTGTATTCAGAAGACTCTTCGGATTTATGTTTTCAACACATATGCCAATCAGAGCCGCACAATCCCTGAGAAGCAGAACTCTGAGCTGCCTTCTTGGTCGCTTAAGATAATTGGGAGGATATTGGAAGACGGTGTTGATCCAGACCCTTCTGGTGTGATCCAGAAACCAAGCGCATCGTACCCCAagttctcttcctttttcaagAGAATTACCATCAACTTGGACCCAAGCCTATATCCGGAGAACCCAACCATTATATGGGAGAATGCTCGATCTCCTGCACCACATGAAGGCTTTGAGGTGAGAAGGAAAGGGGACAAGGAATTTACTGTGAATATACGGCTAGAAATGAATTATGTTCCTGAGAAATTTAAGCTTTCACCTGCTTTGATGGAACTTCTGGGCATTGAGGTTGATACACGCCCGAGAATTATAGGCGCAATTTGGCATTATGTGAAGGCTAGAAAGCTGCAGAACCCAAATgacccttctttctttgcttgTGACCCACCTCTTCGAAAAGTTTTTGGGGAGGAGAAGATGAAATTTTCCATGGTTTCACAGAAGATATCTCATCATCTTTCCTCCCCTCAGCCTATTCATCTCGAGCATAAGATCAGGCTATCTGGTCCCAGCCCAGCTGGGAATGCTTGCTTTGATGTATTGGTCGATGTTCCCTTTCCATTACAGAAAGAGATGTCTGCATTCTTGGCCAACATAGAGAAGCACAAAGAGGTTGATGCTTGTGATGAAGCTATTTGTGCTGCTATTAAGAAGATCCATGAGCATCGTAAGAGGCGAGCATTCTTTCTTGGGTTTAGTCAATCTCCTGTGGAGTTCATTAATGCGTTAATTGCCTCACAAAGCAGAGACTTGAAGCTTGTTGCTGGGGAAGCTAGTCGTAATGCTGAAAAGGAGCGTCGGTCTGACTTCTACAACCAACCATG GGTTGAAGATGCTGTTATTCGTTATCTGAACAGAAAGCCAGCTGCCGGAAGTGATGCTCCTGGAAGCACTTGA